The Coleofasciculus sp. FACHB-T130 nucleotide sequence GCGCAAATAGCTCAAAGCTTGCCCGTGTTTGATCTAAACCTTCGCCGGTGTAGCAAGCTGCCATTGTCAGCTGATACAGGTCGGTTAAGAGACTGTAATCTTCAGAAGCGATCGCGAGTTCCCGATCTTCTACCCTAACCGGCTCCTGAAGCAGGTTAGCAGGATGCTTTACAAGTCCGTCCACGGAAGTTCTCATAGTCTTGCTTCCTAGCAAGTGTGGGTTCTCTAATTATAGTAATATTCACCATAATAGTGTCAAGGCATTTTGATGAGTTCTTCAAGAAGATGGTTTCTGAAGAGAGCTTTATTGCCATCTTCAGGTCATTCTTAGGTTATATACATTATTCTTAATAGTATTTTGACGCAAAAGCTACAGAAAAGGGCAGTTGATGCCAAAAAGACACAGGAGAGAGCATGGCGGCGTTGCCCATTCGCCCTTAACCACCAACCATCAGTTTCTTGCGTTAATTGTGCAAAATCTAAATGAATTTAAAAGTATTTAGAAATCTTAAGTAAACTAACTGCCGACTTAAGTCTAAGCAAAGTATTGCAAACCTAATCAAACAAGTATTGCAAATTACCTCAAACTATCCAGCCATATTCATAATAAAAGTATCAAAGACTAATATACATTTCATCGAATCCCCAAAGGAATCTGGAGAGTAAAGATATGAGTCTTACCCGAACGTTTGACAATATCATCCAATATTTTTCTGGCGCGATCGCTCGCATCTTTGGACTGAGTGACGATGCATATCCGGTAACTGGCGTGCAGCCCTTTACAGGAGAACCGTTCAGAGAACATCGCGGAGAAGATTGGTAGCCAGCCTAAATGCTTTTTTCTATATCGTTGGAGTCAAAAATAAGAAATTTGGTGGAGAAAGAGCCTCTTTCTCCACCAAATTTTATGAAATGATTTTAAAAATTATTCTTCTGATATGGCTAAAAAGTCCCGCCAGAACGTCTTTTAATGTGTCAGTCACCTCAGACTGCTCTGTTGGATGGTTTAACATCCCTTTGGTGGCTGCAAAGCAGGGGAAACGACAAAAACCCTGTACCACTACTTAACGCTCAACTGGCGCTCAACTGGCTTGGTTAGCCCATATCCTGAGAATGGGCAATGAATGACCACTCGCCGCCTAGACGCCGTTCTCCTAAGTGGGGCAATTCGCAGGACAAACAGCAAAACGCCTGCTATGGTCGGGCAATATTCGGTGGATGAGGAAAATTCACGCACCGAATATTGCATAGTTCTATCGTGGCAAGCGTTCTATAAAATTGTACGGAATTTAATACAAAAGTTAGAGCTTATTTAAAGTTCTAAATACTCATTTGACGTAGCTGATGTTGTTCCTGATTAAACTGCTTTTGTTCGGGGGTTAATACGTCATAATCGATGGGCGATCGCATATCCCACTGCACTCCTGCCAATAGCAGTAAAGTCCCCGCCATTACAAGACCCGTGGTGAGAAATTGCCAGCCTCCGACATAAGGCAAGATCCCAATGCCCAATAGATGAACAAACCCGTTAATCAGGAAAGTACGCGATCGCATTCCCATCCCCGTAAAAAAGTAGCCAATGGTACTTAAACCCAGCCAAAACTGACACAGGTTCATCAGCACCAACCCCCAACCCAGAAAAATACCCAAGTCAGTTAGCACCATCCCGAATAACATCAGTGCAACCCAGCTATAAAGCAGCCAGCGCAGGCGTTCTACTTTCACCCAAAAGTGAGTCAACACCACCATCCCCACCGTACCGACTAAGGTAAGTGCTGACCAAAACATCGCTTGCACGTACCAGCTAACAGGTAAAAACTGAGCATTGATAAAAATTGCAGCGGTAATCCAACCCCAAACAATAAACGCCTGATCGATTCGAGAATAAAAGCTTGAAATCAGCGTTTTATTTCCAACTTGCAAGTGAATACGTAAAAGCCCCTGACGATCCTGAAAATCAAGGGCTTCCTGTTTGCTACGGACAAGCGGTTCAGCAGGATTAAAAAAAGTCATTGACATCCATCTTTGGAGATAAATTGAATAAAGCGGGAGTATGTCCCTAGATAGGCTTCTTCAACTATCTTAATGGAAGCAGAAAATTTGTAATCTGGGATTCTACGGATATTGCAACCAAACTAACTGTTTGCTAGTTATCAAAGGTGTTAGCTAAGTAAAAGCAGCTGAGTCAAGAAAAAAGCGATCGCGGCACTGCCTACAGGAACCGTCAGATTGTCGATGCCGAACCAGGAGAACGCTTCTAAGACAGTCGCGAAGAAAGCAACGAAAATCGGCACTACCCACGTTTGCCAGATATTGCCCTGGACTCCTAGGAAAATTAAGCTACTAACCCCATAGCTAACCAGGAACATCGTCAGCGAGCCTTCCCAACTTTTACGGATGTCCCAAAATTCATAGCGATGCTTACCAAATCGTTGACCAATGAGAGCAGCTAAGCCATCCCCCCAAGTCATCACCAAAATTCCCAGTGCTGCATATTGGGGTTGGTTTAGAGGCCAGAACCAACCGATTAAAATGCCAATACTGAGGGCATAGCAAAATGTCCCCCAGCTCTTGCGCCCAACGCTGTTAATGCCTGGGAGGATCGGAAATTTGTATGACAAAAGAGCCACTGCACTCGCGAAAATCGAAGCCGTAATCCCCACCCAAGCGGGAAGGTTCAGCCACCAGGCAAGCAAAATCACATTGCCCGTGCCAATGTGAACCACCTTCCGCACCTTTTCCGGTTCGGTAGAAGTGTAGCGATGCAGCCCTTCTGCCAGTAACACAAGAATGCCCAGGCAAGCCCCAACTAACCCAATGTGGAGCCATAGATCCGGAATTGATTCTAACCACAACACGGATTTAAGCAAAGATTGAATTATAAAAAAAGCTCTCCTTACCAATCTATTAGATTCAGGACACAGTAATGAAAATATTACTAATTTGGCTAATTCGGGGATACCGAGTTTTGATTTCTCCCCTATTTCCCCCAGCCTGCCGGTTTCAGCCGACTTGTTCTAAGTATGCTTTGGAGGCAGTCGAGCGATTTGGCGCTTGGCGCGGCGGCTGGATGGCGATTCGGCGCATCTTGCGCTGCCATCCCTTCCATCCGGGCGGTTACGATCCAGTGCCACCCGCAGCGACTCCCACGGCAAAAGAAACTAAATAAATTTAGGCGATCGCGCCTTGTGGCTTTTCTATAATCATCCAGTCGGGTAAGTCAACGGGAGGAAGTGCAGGTCGCAAGCACCAAACTTCGCCCTAGCTCTAGTGCAACGCGCGAGCCATGCTAGCGATAGAGAAAATCACCCGATCGGGTGAGTCCAAAGGATGAGGTATATTGACCCTATCTCTTTTACACTAACTAAGAAACTTTTATTGCCCTTTGGGGAGTAAAAGCTTTATCGAGTCTGCCAGATTAACAGTATGACTTATCTAAAAGCCGGTCTAATAGTCAGCATCTGAATTGCGAAGTGCTAGAAGTTTATGCGATTCGCGATTAGTCAAACCAGAAACACATAAACTTGCGCGATCGCGCAAGTTTATCAAAAAAATGGTTAACAACACTGAGTTTTTCTGGCAATAGCTGATAGCTACTTAGTTTTCCGGGTCATATTGTCAATCTAAAATTTTTTGAGGGGTGAATATGTCTCTGATCCGCGACCTTGTACAACAGGCTCTGGCAACAGGTTATTTAACCATTGCAGCAGAAAATCAACTGCGACAGCTTTTAAGAACTAAGTATGGTCTGGAAGACTTCAACGCTTTCATGGCTTTACAGACAGCTGCAATGTCTGGTCAGGTGAAGCAAGAATCGCGGGAATTAAGAGGGTTACAGCAAACTTTCTGTAAAACGAATAAGCAACCTAACACGCAATACGCAATTCGGTAATTTTTCAATTTTATCCATCCATAAAGGGCAAGTTAATGGCGGAAACCCAATGCTTAAAAATTCGGATTAAGCCAGGATTGACCCTCCCTGTAATTGGTTGGCTCAAGAACTTGAACAATCAATTGGATGAAGTGCGGGAATTGCTGAGGAACGAAGGAGTTATTATAGAATCCATCTTTCTCGAACGCAGCCAAGATGGGGACTATTTAATTTTGTATCAAAAGGCAAAAGATTTAAGCAAAGCTAGCGAAACATTCCATGAATCTAGCTCTCCACTCGCCTTGGCTACTCAGAAATTCATTAGCGAAACATGGGGAGACATCCAGCCCCTAGAATTAGTCATCGACTTAGAGGGGATGACAGAAGTTTAGGTATTGCGGAAATCAACTATCAAGATTACGCTAGATACAGCAATTTTTTGATGAACCGCGAAGTCGCGTTGGCGTAGCCTGCGCGTTAGCGCTTAGGGCGCGAAGAAAGAAAAGAAAGAAGATTTTAAGGGATGAATTAAGATTGTTATTGTAGATTCTAGCACTGTTAATTTTTTATTAATAATTATTTTCTAAGTTTGATATAGATATTTAGCTTTTAAATCTTTTTATCTCGTTATTTTGAAGCGTCGATTAAACTTGTCTAAAACTACTGATAAAAATACTGCATATTTTGAATATTTCACGCCAGACGGCAAAATAGGGTCAGTCTGAAAGAGCGGAATATGAAACCTTATCAGCAGATTGTAATTGTAGAGTGTGGTGAGCCGCTCACTGCCATTCCTTTGGAACAATTTGCGGTTGTCTCTCCCCATCCTTATGAAAAATTGGGTGCGACTTATGGCGATCGCTCACCTTATTATCTCCGTCAGGGTGTCCTCGAATCCCTAATTGCCGCCCAACACCAGTTAGCTGTCACGAATCCAGATTGGCGGATCGATCTCTTTGATGCCTATCGACCCGTGGAAGTCCAGCAATTCATGGTAGATTACACCTTTGCTGAAGTGGTTCAGGCTCAAGGTTTAAACTTGATTGAGTTAACAGAAGCTCAGCGTCAAGCAATTTGGGAGATAGTTTATCAATTTTGGGCACCCCCCAACCTCGATCCAGCAACGCCACCGCCTCACAGTACGGGGGCGGCGGTGGATATCACCTTAGTAGACAATACTGGCAAGACGATAGATATGGGGGGAGAAATTGATGAAATCTCAGCGCGATCGCATCCCGATTATTATGCCAATAGCATCCTGCCAGTAGAACAGCAGTATCATTCTCATCGGCAGCTGTTAAATGATGTGATGCTCCAAGCTGGGTTTCGCCGTCATCCCAACGAGTGGTGGCATTTCTGCTTGGGCGATCAGATGTGGGCGTGGTTATGCAATCAAGAAAATCCCCATCATCCTGTGACTGCCCGTTACGGTCGAGTTGCTTGAGCTAGGAAAGGATATCTATGGCGAGCTGAAATGTCTTAACATCTATTGGTTGGGGGTAATTTAGCTTTTTTGCTGATTTCCTCGCAATTTCATTTGAATCTTCTCTCTTGAATTTCTCTTTCCCTCAGTCTTTATTGCTCCGCATCGCTAGCTAGCAAAGGAAGAGCAACTAGACGTGATATCAGGGAAGCCAGTTAGATATCCTAAGTTAAGAATGGATAAAAAACGATGACTACATCTAGGCGCGTATTCGTTTTAATATTTAATCCTCGGACTGACAACGAGGGGATTCACTCGATTCAGATTGGCGATCGCAACTGGATACTCATGTTTGAATCAGAAGACGATGCGACTCGCTATGCGATGCTGCTAGAAGCCCAAGATTTTCTCAGTCCCAGTGTTGAAGCCATCGATGCAGAGGAAGTCGAGGCATTTTGCGAGGGTGCAGGTTACGAGTGCAAGCTAATTCCGGAGGGATTTGTTCCCGAAGGAGATGCGGAACGTCTTTTTCTGGTTCCGCCAGAAACGAATCTGGAGGAAACAGACTGGAAACCAGATGCTCCGCAAGCGGAAGTTTCCGATCTAGACAGAATTCGCCGTCAATTAGAAGGACTGTTATGAAAGGATCGAGGATGTTAGCGATCGCGTAACCCATAGCGGCGCTTTCTTGGCAGGATGAACGATAAAAAAAATGAAGGATCGAGGATGAAGAATCTGGAGGAGCGGGGACATCTTTTAACAGAACAGGTTAATCCCAATAGCCAGAATCTCGACCAGATGAGTTCTCTGGAATTGGTAGATTTGTTCAATCAGGAAGATGCTCAGACGCTAGCAGCGATCGCAATCGCCAGAACTCAGCTCGCTGAAGCAATCGATAAGACGGCTGAGGCGTTA carries:
- a CDS encoding M15 family metallopeptidase yields the protein MKPYQQIVIVECGEPLTAIPLEQFAVVSPHPYEKLGATYGDRSPYYLRQGVLESLIAAQHQLAVTNPDWRIDLFDAYRPVEVQQFMVDYTFAEVVQAQGLNLIELTEAQRQAIWEIVYQFWAPPNLDPATPPPHSTGAAVDITLVDNTGKTIDMGGEIDEISARSHPDYYANSILPVEQQYHSHRQLLNDVMLQAGFRRHPNEWWHFCLGDQMWAWLCNQENPHHPVTARYGRVA
- a CDS encoding diacylglycerol/polyprenol kinase family protein, with product MLKSVLWLESIPDLWLHIGLVGACLGILVLLAEGLHRYTSTEPEKVRKVVHIGTGNVILLAWWLNLPAWVGITASIFASAVALLSYKFPILPGINSVGRKSWGTFCYALSIGILIGWFWPLNQPQYAALGILVMTWGDGLAALIGQRFGKHRYEFWDIRKSWEGSLTMFLVSYGVSSLIFLGVQGNIWQTWVVPIFVAFFATVLEAFSWFGIDNLTVPVGSAAIAFFLTQLLLLS
- a CDS encoding DUF6176 family protein produces the protein MAETQCLKIRIKPGLTLPVIGWLKNLNNQLDEVRELLRNEGVIIESIFLERSQDGDYLILYQKAKDLSKASETFHESSSPLALATQKFISETWGDIQPLELVIDLEGMTEV
- a CDS encoding DUF3110 domain-containing protein, which gives rise to MTTSRRVFVLIFNPRTDNEGIHSIQIGDRNWILMFESEDDATRYAMLLEAQDFLSPSVEAIDAEEVEAFCEGAGYECKLIPEGFVPEGDAERLFLVPPETNLEETDWKPDAPQAEVSDLDRIRRQLEGLL
- the yidD gene encoding membrane protein insertion efficiency factor YidD; translation: MKILLIWLIRGYRVLISPLFPPACRFQPTCSKYALEAVERFGAWRGGWMAIRRILRCHPFHPGGYDPVPPAATPTAKETK